A region from the Nematostella vectensis chromosome 13, jaNemVect1.1, whole genome shotgun sequence genome encodes:
- the LOC5519454 gene encoding collagen alpha-3(IV) chain isoform X1 — translation MRIVILGVTLFVAVVLVDYAASLPVQAPVPPLLNKLLKDQNVTLGFILKGLQGPPGLNGQAGTSGAPGMPGPPGFKGDPGMPGLPGPPGFPGAPGFQGPPGLDGMPGAPGMPGPQGYPGGSGAPGIPGSPGMPGPPGPAGPTPIRYNGTVKCEEDTAWLRCNEYKHISIISAFWGRRNFGLCTEHTGSLVYEKYCPTTPLFLTKVKDACEGTTMCEIKCTKFFFNDKTCTDTYKYLEVYYKCIEVINGHEVVNEDNLLNANFLG, via the exons ATGAGGATCGTCATCCTAGGAGTAACACTCTTCGTAGCCGTAGTGCTCGTCGATTATGCG GCATCGTTACCAGTACAAGCCCCTGTGCCGCCACTACTTAACAAACTTTTAAAAGACCAGAATGTCACACTGGGATTCATCCTTAAGGGTCTACAAGGTCCTCCTGGTTTGAACGGTCAAGCAGGTACTTCCGGTGCGCCCGGTATGCCCGGACCTCCGGGTTTCAAGGGAGACCCGGGTATGCCCGGTCTCCCTGGTCCTCCAGGTTTTCCTGGCGCACCTGGTTTCCAGGGCCCTCCTGGTCTCGACGGAATGCCTGGTGCCCCTGGCATGCCTGGCCCTCAAGGTTACCCTGGTGGTAGTGGTGCGCCTGGTATACCAGGTAGCCCTGGTATGCCTGGTCCTCCTGGTCCTGCTGGCCCAACACCCATCAGATAT AACGGCACAGTAAAATGTGAAGAGGACACCGCATGGCTTCGTTGCAACGAGTACAAACACATCAGCATCATTTCTGCCTTCTGGGGAAGAAGAAACTTCGGCCTTTGCACAGAACACACCGGTTCTCTTGTATATGAGAAGTACTGCCCCACGACGCCTCTCTTTCTGACCAAAGTAAAAGACGCCTGTGAAGGAACGACGATGTGCGAGATCAAATGCACGAAGTTCTTCTTCAACGACAAAACGTGTACCGACACTTACAAGTATCTCGAAGTTTACTACAAGTGTATCGAGGTCATCAACGGTCACGAAGTTGTCAACGAGGATAACTTACTCAACGCTAACTTCTTGGGTTAG
- the LOC5519454 gene encoding collagen alpha-3(IV) chain isoform X2 — MFVIGVLAVFILVPNVASLPVQAPVPPLLNKLLKDQNVTLGFILKGLQGPPGLNGQAGTSGAPGMPGPPGFKGDPGMPGLPGPPGFPGAPGFQGPPGLDGMPGAPGMPGPQGYPGGSGAPGIPGSPGMPGPPGPAGPTPIRYNGTVKCEEDTAWLRCNEYKHISIISAFWGRRNFGLCTEHTGSLVYEKYCPTTPLFLTKVKDACEGTTMCEIKCTKFFFNDKTCTDTYKYLEVYYKCIEVINGHEVVNEDNLLNANFLG; from the exons ATGTTCGTGATTGGAGTACTGGCAGTTTTCATTCTCGTCCCAAATGTG GCATCGTTACCAGTACAAGCCCCTGTGCCGCCACTACTTAACAAACTTTTAAAAGACCAGAATGTCACACTGGGATTCATCCTTAAGGGTCTACAAGGTCCTCCTGGTTTGAACGGTCAAGCAGGTACTTCCGGTGCGCCCGGTATGCCCGGACCTCCGGGTTTCAAGGGAGACCCGGGTATGCCCGGTCTCCCTGGTCCTCCAGGTTTTCCTGGCGCACCTGGTTTCCAGGGCCCTCCTGGTCTCGACGGAATGCCTGGTGCCCCTGGCATGCCTGGCCCTCAAGGTTACCCTGGTGGTAGTGGTGCGCCTGGTATACCAGGTAGCCCTGGTATGCCTGGTCCTCCTGGTCCTGCTGGCCCAACACCCATCAGATAT AACGGCACAGTAAAATGTGAAGAGGACACCGCATGGCTTCGTTGCAACGAGTACAAACACATCAGCATCATTTCTGCCTTCTGGGGAAGAAGAAACTTCGGCCTTTGCACAGAACACACCGGTTCTCTTGTATATGAGAAGTACTGCCCCACGACGCCTCTCTTTCTGACCAAAGTAAAAGACGCCTGTGAAGGAACGACGATGTGCGAGATCAAATGCACGAAGTTCTTCTTCAACGACAAAACGTGTACCGACACTTACAAGTATCTCGAAGTTTACTACAAGTGTATCGAGGTCATCAACGGTCACGAAGTTGTCAACGAGGATAACTTACTCAACGCTAACTTCTTGGGTTAG